The Coffea arabica cultivar ET-39 chromosome 8e, Coffea Arabica ET-39 HiFi, whole genome shotgun sequence genome window below encodes:
- the LOC113703246 gene encoding probable lipid phosphate phosphatase beta, with the protein MGSTAPTIPPPPSSVLRHLIKFDTALSLRLYTITQPILPYSLLKSLEFSGDGRLFFPLILSLLLYPLSTTTAATTNPFLLDLFLGALLDLLLIGLLKHLIRRPRPVYNKNMFVSFAVDHWSFPSGHSSRVSFIATLFYFYSNCVRNLLINSRLNQFVVENIVLIVASWAVITSVSRVLLGRHFVLDVFAGMFLGVLEGFFVFRVFNCENLSSFLRQQWMQDLFL; encoded by the coding sequence ATGGGCTCAACGGCCCCAACAATTCCACCACCGCCCTCCTCCGTCCTCCGCCACCTCATCAAATTCGACACTGCCCTTTCCCTCCGCCTCTACACCATAACGCAGCCCATCCTCCCTTACAGTCTCCTCAAATCCCTCGAATTCTCAGGGGACGGTCGCCTCTTCTTCCCTCTAATCCTCTCCCTCCTCCTCTACCCTCTCTCGACCACCACCGCCGCCACCACCAACCCTTTTCTCCTCGACCTGTTTTTAGGAGCACTTCTGGACCTCCTCCTCATTGGCCTCCTCAAACATCTCATCCGCCGCCCCCGACCGGTCTACAACAAAAACATGTTTGTGTCTTTCGCCGTCGACCACTGGTCTTTCCCTTCTGGCCATAGCTCTCGAGTTTCCTTCATTGCcactttattttacttttactcCAATTGCGTCCGCAATCTTTTGATTAATTCAAGACTTAATCAATTCGTGGTGGAAAACATTGTTTTGATCGTCGCCTCCTGGGCTGTAATTACTTCGGTTTCTCGGGTTCTACTTGGAAGGCATTTTGTCCTTGATGTTTTCGCAGGGATGTTTCTGGGAGTTCTTGAaggattttttgtttttcggGTTTTCAATTGTGAGAATCTCAGCTCATTTCTTAGACAACAATGGATGCAAGACCTTTTTTTGTAG